The nucleotide window GTGGTAATATTGCAAAGGAGCTGGCAGAAATCGGGGAAGTAACCAGTGAAGGAACGGAAATTCAGACCCTGACTCTGTTTAAGCTGGCACAGACTTTTGAAAAGGTTATTCAGCGCATGAAAGCGCGCGATCATAAGCCCCAGCACGTGGTATACAAATATGATTATACCATGGAAGGCTCCAGGATGTACATGGAAGAGCTTGCCCGGGCAGAACGTACCTTGTCGTTTGAAAAAATATTTGATCACTGTAAAGACAGGGTCCATGCCATTTTCCTGTTCCTGAGTATGCTGGAACTGGTACAGATGAAGCACCTGGGCATTATGGTGGGAGAAGGCAGAAATAACTTTATTATAGATTACATTGATCCGGAAAACAGGGAGGAAGAGCCTGCCGGTACTTTAACTGAGGAATAAACAGATGGCGGAGAAACGTGAAAATATCGGGATCATTTCTTTGCCGGCTTATGCGCAGGCAGATCCATCCTTTGTGGTGTCTGGCCTCTGTGAGCTGGGAGAAACCTTTTTTGACCAGGCC belongs to Chitinophaga sp. HK235 and includes:
- a CDS encoding ScpA family protein, producing the protein MSEQVSYKIKLPQFEGPFDLLLFFIERDELDIYNIPINTITQEFLQYIHDIESLNIELASEFILFVSTLMRIKAKMLLPRKELDEQGNEIDPRMELIDKILEYKRYKQAAAEMAEMEAERMLHIKRGNIAKELAEIGEVTSEGTEIQTLTLFKLAQTFEKVIQRMKARDHKPQHVVYKYDYTMEGSRMYMEELARAERTLSFEKIFDHCKDRVHAIFLFLSMLELVQMKHLGIMVGEGRNNFIIDYIDPENREEEPAGTLTEE